The Methylomagnum ishizawai genome has a window encoding:
- a CDS encoding cytochrome-c peroxidase, with product MFKTKLLIGTALLAASLGTVAAEWQALPSKAPEPADNPTTPAKVELGKMLYHDTRLSANGVLSCNSCHNVMNGGEDNRGGSIGVKDQRGGRSAPTVWNSAFNSVQFWDGRAPSLEAQAKGPVTNPIEMGMKSWDDVVARLKAMPGYQAAFTAAFGPDSISADNAAKAIAAYERTLITPNSPYDKYVGGDKGALTEQQARGMQTFADIGCVSCHSGPAFNGPALPEGTGFYQKFPANDNGALEAMYNFSADLGRQAETKNAADAHLFKVPTLRNIALTAPYFHNGKVQSLEDAVKIMAKLQLNKDLTAEQSADIVAFLNALTGEFPKIEMPRLPAYANKAFPAE from the coding sequence ATGTTCAAAACCAAGCTCTTGATTGGCACGGCCCTCCTGGCGGCATCGCTGGGCACCGTGGCCGCCGAATGGCAAGCCCTGCCCAGCAAAGCCCCCGAACCCGCCGACAACCCCACCACCCCCGCCAAGGTGGAACTGGGCAAGATGCTGTATCACGATACCCGCTTGTCCGCCAATGGCGTGTTGTCCTGCAATTCCTGCCACAACGTGATGAACGGCGGCGAAGACAACCGCGGCGGCTCTATCGGCGTCAAGGACCAGCGCGGTGGTCGCAGCGCCCCGACCGTTTGGAACTCCGCGTTCAATTCGGTGCAGTTCTGGGATGGCCGCGCGCCCAGCCTCGAAGCCCAGGCCAAGGGTCCGGTCACCAACCCCATCGAGATGGGCATGAAGAGCTGGGACGATGTGGTCGCCCGCTTGAAAGCCATGCCGGGCTACCAAGCCGCCTTCACCGCCGCCTTCGGTCCCGATTCCATCAGCGCCGACAACGCCGCCAAGGCTATCGCCGCCTACGAGCGCACCCTGATCACCCCGAACAGCCCGTATGATAAATACGTCGGCGGCGACAAGGGCGCCCTGACCGAACAACAGGCCCGCGGGATGCAGACCTTCGCCGATATCGGTTGCGTGTCCTGCCACTCCGGCCCGGCCTTCAACGGCCCGGCCCTGCCGGAAGGCACCGGCTTCTATCAGAAGTTCCCGGCCAACGACAATGGCGCCTTGGAAGCCATGTACAACTTCAGCGCCGACCTGGGTCGCCAGGCCGAGACCAAGAACGCCGCCGACGCGCACCTGTTCAAGGTGCCGACCCTGCGCAACATCGCCCTGACCGCGCCCTATTTCCACAACGGCAAGGTGCAGAGCCTGGAGGACGCCGTGAAGATCATGGCCAAGTTGCAGCTCAACAAGGACTTGACCGCCGAACAGAGCGCCGACATCGTGGCCTTCCTGAACGCCCTGACCGGCGAGTTCCCCAAGATCGAGATGCCGCGTTTGCCCGCCTACGCGAACAAGGCGTTCCCCGCCGAATAA
- a CDS encoding alkaline phosphatase D family protein, translating into MNPRNFRLGTALIALPLMMGCASTQAVAAAGPAMDQGVQFGDLQGGNVIVWSRADREARMMVEYAYNNKFKGSKVVRGSYATAGEDFIVRQELTGLKLGQDVYVKVWFEDLTNARNKSVPVLGQFHTVAPGEAIRFVWGGDTNGQGWGINLAFGGMKIYEAMRQVNPRFFIHSGDNIYADGVILPSATAENGKTWTNIVTPEVSKVAETQAEFWGRYKYNLLDENVRRFNAEVPQIWQWDDHEVVNNWSDAKDLSADPRYTVKDIPTLVARADIAFHDYAPLRPEGANEPERVYRKISYGPLLDVFVLDMRSYRGPNSANLQAAPGPDTAFMGNKQVAWLENGLKKSTATWKVVAADMPIGLNVGDGTNPDGTPRWEAIANGNNGPALGRELEIAGLLSFIKAQGIKNIVWLTADVHYAAAHYYDPTKAASNDFLPFWEFVAGPLNAGSFGPNTKDQTFGIQPVFEIAPAVQNSSPYAGYQFFGQVDIDPATQALTVQFKDIDGQQVYSKLLNAE; encoded by the coding sequence ATGAACCCACGCAACTTCCGCCTCGGCACCGCCTTGATCGCCTTGCCTTTGATGATGGGCTGCGCCAGCACCCAAGCCGTCGCCGCCGCCGGTCCCGCGATGGACCAGGGCGTCCAGTTCGGCGATTTGCAAGGCGGCAATGTCATCGTGTGGAGCCGCGCCGACCGCGAAGCCCGCATGATGGTCGAATATGCCTACAACAATAAATTCAAAGGTTCCAAGGTCGTGCGCGGTTCCTATGCCACGGCGGGCGAAGATTTCATCGTGCGCCAGGAACTGACCGGCCTGAAATTGGGCCAGGATGTCTACGTCAAGGTCTGGTTCGAGGACTTGACCAACGCCCGCAATAAGAGCGTGCCGGTGCTGGGCCAGTTCCACACCGTCGCGCCCGGCGAGGCCATCCGTTTCGTCTGGGGCGGCGACACCAACGGCCAGGGCTGGGGCATCAACCTCGCCTTCGGCGGTATGAAGATTTACGAGGCCATGCGCCAGGTCAATCCGCGATTCTTCATCCATAGCGGCGACAACATCTACGCCGATGGCGTCATCCTGCCCAGCGCCACCGCCGAGAACGGCAAGACTTGGACCAACATCGTCACCCCGGAAGTCTCCAAGGTGGCCGAGACCCAGGCCGAATTCTGGGGCCGCTACAAATACAACCTCCTGGACGAGAACGTCCGCCGTTTCAACGCCGAAGTGCCGCAAATCTGGCAATGGGACGACCACGAGGTGGTGAACAACTGGTCGGATGCCAAAGACCTGAGCGCCGATCCGCGCTACACCGTCAAGGATATCCCGACCCTGGTGGCGCGGGCCGATATCGCTTTCCACGATTATGCGCCGCTGCGTCCCGAGGGCGCGAACGAGCCGGAGCGGGTCTACCGCAAGATTTCCTATGGTCCCTTGCTGGATGTGTTCGTCCTCGATATGCGGAGCTATCGCGGTCCCAACAGCGCCAACCTCCAGGCCGCGCCCGGCCCGGACACCGCCTTCATGGGCAACAAGCAGGTGGCGTGGCTGGAAAACGGCCTGAAAAAATCCACCGCCACATGGAAGGTCGTCGCCGCCGACATGCCCATCGGCCTGAACGTCGGCGACGGCACCAATCCCGACGGTACTCCGCGTTGGGAAGCCATCGCCAACGGCAACAACGGCCCGGCCCTGGGGCGCGAACTGGAAATAGCCGGCTTGCTGAGCTTCATCAAGGCCCAGGGCATCAAGAACATCGTGTGGCTGACCGCCGATGTGCATTACGCCGCCGCCCACTACTACGATCCCACCAAGGCGGCCAGCAACGATTTCCTGCCGTTCTGGGAATTCGTCGCGGGTCCCTTGAACGCGGGCAGCTTCGGCCCGAACACCAAGGACCAAACCTTCGGCATCCAGCCGGTGTTCGAGATCGCCCCGGCGGTCCAGAACTCCTCGCCCTACGCCGGCTACCAGTTCTTCGGCCAGGTCGATATCGACCCGGCCACCCAGGCGCTGACCGTGCAGTTCAAGGACATCGACGGCCAGCAGGTCTATAGCAAGCTGTTGAACGCCGAGTAG
- the topA gene encoding type I DNA topoisomerase yields MPNIDRLLIVESPTKTRKIRSLLGPGWTVEASFGHIRDLPEREMGLEPPDFKPRYVVLDRAKPQVQKLKALAKTAREVYLATDPDREGEAIAWHIQMAVGLRNPARVTFHEITEKAVRAAVQAPRKIDLNLVAAQETRRSLDRLVGYLVSPELCRRMASRLSAGRVQSPALRLVVDREREIEHFKPITHYGVTLYFEGPHGDWRAHWLPKPLLPEGQEYWTDLAFAQRVAAIRAVKVVGFKDGERRAEPPAPFTTSTLQQAASAKLNLNPKKTMDVAQALFEQGLITYMRTDSPNLSDEAIRDIRAYGQKQQLPLAPAPRRWQAKASAQEAHEAIRPTHIEHRAAGGDASERALYQLIWERAVASQLAAAVYDVRQVVLESVEPLDGKTIRFGGKGEKLKSAGWLALAGGDAADELEAENRDNPIPVLKPGDALTAKDGKLVQKQTEPPRRYTQAGLVKALERLGIGRPSTYAAIMEGLVRRGYVVLKGKIMHPTDIGKAVVDMLKPSFRFLEYDFTARMEDQLDEIARGERQYRSVVAATYDILRQEIGALPPSEGAARRSGAPKAQVDATAPARACPECGKPMRRINGRNGWFWGCSGYAAGCRATLPDEAAAREGGDAPAVPKRRRPGKRAESAPKRKPSGPRQ; encoded by the coding sequence ATGCCGAACATTGACCGGCTGCTCATCGTCGAGAGTCCCACCAAGACCCGCAAAATCCGCAGCCTCCTGGGACCGGGTTGGACGGTCGAAGCCAGTTTCGGCCATATCCGCGACCTGCCCGAGCGCGAAATGGGCCTGGAGCCCCCCGATTTCAAACCGCGCTACGTGGTGTTGGACCGCGCCAAGCCCCAGGTGCAAAAGCTCAAGGCGCTGGCGAAAACCGCCCGCGAGGTCTATCTCGCCACCGACCCCGACCGCGAAGGCGAGGCCATCGCCTGGCATATCCAGATGGCCGTCGGCCTGAGAAACCCGGCGCGGGTCACTTTCCATGAAATCACCGAGAAGGCGGTACGGGCGGCGGTCCAGGCACCGCGCAAGATCGACCTGAACTTGGTCGCGGCCCAGGAAACCCGGCGCTCGCTGGATCGTTTGGTGGGATATCTGGTGTCGCCGGAATTGTGCCGCCGCATGGCGTCGCGGCTGTCGGCGGGGCGGGTGCAATCGCCGGCCTTGCGCCTGGTGGTGGACCGCGAGCGCGAGATCGAGCATTTCAAGCCCATCACCCATTACGGTGTGACCCTATATTTCGAGGGGCCGCACGGCGATTGGCGGGCGCATTGGCTGCCCAAACCGCTGTTGCCGGAAGGTCAGGAGTATTGGACCGATCTGGCTTTCGCCCAGCGCGTCGCCGCAATCCGCGCGGTGAAGGTGGTCGGCTTCAAGGATGGCGAGCGCCGCGCCGAACCGCCCGCACCCTTCACCACCTCCACCCTGCAACAAGCCGCCTCGGCCAAGCTCAACCTCAACCCCAAGAAGACCATGGATGTGGCGCAAGCCTTGTTCGAGCAGGGCTTGATCACCTATATGCGTACCGACAGCCCCAATCTCTCGGACGAGGCCATCCGTGATATCCGCGCCTACGGCCAGAAACAACAATTGCCGCTGGCCCCCGCGCCGCGCCGCTGGCAGGCCAAAGCCTCGGCCCAGGAAGCCCACGAAGCCATCCGTCCCACCCATATCGAACACCGCGCCGCCGGGGGCGATGCCAGCGAACGGGCTTTATATCAACTGATTTGGGAACGGGCCGTGGCCTCGCAATTGGCGGCGGCGGTCTATGACGTGCGGCAGGTGGTGTTGGAATCGGTGGAGCCACTCGACGGCAAGACGATCCGCTTCGGCGGCAAGGGCGAAAAGCTCAAGTCCGCCGGTTGGCTGGCGCTGGCGGGCGGGGATGCCGCCGACGAGCTGGAAGCCGAGAACCGCGACAACCCGATCCCGGTCCTCAAGCCCGGCGACGCGCTGACCGCCAAGGATGGGAAGTTGGTCCAGAAGCAGACCGAGCCGCCCAGGCGCTACACCCAGGCCGGTCTGGTCAAGGCGCTGGAACGCCTCGGGATCGGGCGGCCCTCGACCTATGCCGCCATCATGGAAGGCTTGGTGCGGCGCGGCTATGTGGTGTTGAAGGGGAAGATCATGCATCCCACCGACATCGGCAAGGCCGTGGTGGATATGCTCAAGCCCTCGTTCCGCTTCCTGGAATACGATTTCACCGCCCGCATGGAGGACCAGTTGGACGAGATCGCCCGTGGCGAGCGCCAATACCGCAGCGTGGTCGCGGCCACCTACGACATCCTGCGCCAGGAGATCGGCGCGTTGCCGCCGTCGGAAGGCGCGGCGCGGCGTTCCGGTGCGCCGAAAGCGCAAGTGGACGCCACCGCCCCGGCCCGCGCCTGCCCCGAGTGTGGCAAGCCGATGCGGCGGATCAATGGGCGCAATGGCTGGTTCTGGGGTTGTTCGGGTTATGCGGCGGGGTGCCGGGCGACCTTGCCGGATGAGGCGGCGGCGCGTGAGGGTGGGGACGCGCCCGCCGTGCCCAAGCGGCGGCGGCCTGGGAAACGGGCCGAATCCGCGCCCAAGCGCAAGCCGTCCGGCCCGCGCCAGTGA
- a CDS encoding CCDC90 family protein, whose product MLDTHKLARKLRESGFDERHAEGLTDALRSLEIGRDHATRRDLELVRQEVRDLEFRIDARLQALRGELTLIKLLLLAVVAGIGAIAGKLYF is encoded by the coding sequence ATGCTCGATACGCATAAACTGGCCCGCAAGCTCAGGGAGTCCGGCTTCGACGAACGCCACGCCGAGGGGCTGACCGATGCGCTAAGGAGCTTGGAAATCGGGCGCGACCACGCGACCCGCCGCGATCTGGAACTGGTCCGGCAGGAGGTACGGGATTTGGAATTCCGCATCGACGCCCGGTTGCAAGCGCTACGGGGCGAACTGACCTTGATCAAATTGCTGTTGCTGGCGGTCGTGGCCGGGATCGGGGCCATCGCGGGCAAGCTGTATTTTTGA
- a CDS encoding FAD-linked oxidase C-terminal domain-containing protein, giving the protein MSYQPHPAERISHHTDRARFLDRLRPHFPEDAVLSEPEDLRPYECDGLSAYRVVPWLVVLPETVEQVLAVLRLCREHGVPVVARGAGTGLSGGALPVENGVLLSLAKFTRILAIDPDNRCARVQPGVRNLAVSEAAAPYGLYYAPDPSSQIACTIGGNVAENSGGVHCLKYGLTVHNVLEVKLATLDGELVTLGGGGLDAAGYDLLALVCGSEGLLGVIVEIIVKLLPLPPRAQAVLAAFDSIETAGAAVAAVIAAGLLPAGLELMDNTTLRAVEAYLHPGYPEDAAALVLCELDGLPEQVAADIEQAEAVLRAGGALAVRRSRSETERKSFWAGRKAAFPALGRLGFDYYCMDGTIPRRHLAKVLRRIGELSGEYGLGVANVFHAGDGNLHPLILYHAHRADELARAEALGARILELCVEVGGTVTGEHGVGMEKLDTMCAQFPSPELARFHAVKQVFDPRGLLNPGKGVPSLNRCAEYGAVHVHGGRWPHPELERF; this is encoded by the coding sequence ATGAGCTACCAACCCCATCCCGCCGAGCGCATCTCCCACCACACCGACCGCGCCCGCTTCCTCGATCGGCTGCGGCCCCATTTCCCGGAAGACGCCGTACTCTCCGAACCCGAAGACCTCCGGCCCTATGAATGCGACGGGCTGTCGGCCTACCGGGTCGTGCCCTGGTTGGTGGTCCTGCCCGAGACCGTGGAACAAGTGCTGGCCGTGCTGCGCCTGTGCCGGGAACACGGCGTGCCGGTGGTGGCGCGGGGCGCGGGCACGGGCCTGTCGGGCGGGGCCCTGCCGGTCGAAAATGGCGTGCTGCTCAGCCTCGCCAAATTCACCCGCATCCTCGCCATCGACCCCGACAACCGTTGCGCCCGCGTCCAGCCGGGCGTGCGTAACCTGGCGGTTTCCGAAGCCGCCGCCCCTTACGGCCTGTATTACGCGCCGGACCCGTCCTCGCAAATCGCCTGCACCATCGGCGGCAACGTGGCCGAGAATTCCGGCGGTGTGCATTGCCTGAAATACGGCCTGACCGTGCATAACGTCCTGGAAGTGAAGCTCGCCACCCTGGACGGCGAACTCGTCACCCTGGGCGGCGGCGGGTTGGACGCGGCGGGCTACGACCTGTTGGCCCTGGTCTGCGGCTCGGAAGGCTTGCTAGGCGTGATCGTGGAAATCATCGTGAAGCTGCTGCCCCTGCCGCCCAGGGCGCAGGCGGTATTGGCGGCGTTCGATAGCATCGAGACGGCGGGCGCGGCGGTGGCGGCGGTGATCGCGGCGGGACTGTTGCCCGCCGGTTTGGAACTGATGGACAACACCACCCTCCGCGCCGTGGAAGCCTATCTCCATCCCGGCTATCCCGAGGACGCCGCCGCCCTGGTGCTATGCGAACTCGACGGGCTGCCGGAGCAAGTCGCCGCCGATATTGAACAAGCCGAGGCGGTATTGCGGGCCGGCGGCGCCCTGGCAGTCCGCCGCTCCCGGAGCGAAACCGAGCGCAAAAGCTTCTGGGCCGGACGCAAGGCGGCGTTCCCGGCCCTGGGCCGCCTGGGTTTCGATTATTACTGTATGGACGGCACCATCCCGCGCCGCCATCTGGCCAAGGTGTTGCGGCGGATCGGCGAACTGTCCGGGGAATATGGGTTGGGCGTCGCCAATGTCTTCCATGCGGGCGACGGCAATCTGCATCCGCTTATCCTGTACCATGCCCACCGCGCCGACGAATTGGCGCGGGCCGAAGCCCTGGGGGCGCGTATCCTGGAACTCTGCGTGGAAGTCGGCGGCACCGTGACCGGCGAGCATGGCGTCGGGATGGAAAAGCTGGACACGATGTGCGCCCAATTCCCCAGCCCGGAACTGGCCCGTTTCCATGCCGTGAAACAGGTGTTCGACCCGCGGGGCTTGCTCAATCCCGGCAAGGGCGTGCCCAGCCTCAACCGTTGCGCGGAATACGGGGCCGTGCATGTCCACGGCGGACGCTGGCCGCATCCCGAATTGGAGCGGTTTTAA
- a CDS encoding alpha/beta hydrolase family protein, protein MPGHHKGKAMLASLLVALGGCSLFTSPDAPSPGEIQEAMAEFSARGGYIHSSAPATVPLRETWKDGPTALDISVLSPDKPGRYPLVVYFPGLGEDATAGGLWRQAWADAGYVVFTAQPVAVGNALKALGPGRNHDLPAIGREYFAATALENRLPHLAWALEEFRRQAASGRAPFANADTQRLALVGYDLGAQAVTALVGGKLGAARPDLPGFAIRAAIALSPSVDLAAGNPAHHYSDIQPPLLVVTASGDEDPYGITSPSLRTALWKYAPAQGKYLLLLRNGSHRWLSGAGPEQRREGTDGDGPDDGQGGFFGGGGPFPAGDGGDRLRADAYGGNGGGGGHGGPPGGGPPGAADGFRRPDGPRSEAQHLAAVRDITTAFLDAQLKSDADARRWLDGRAARWLGRYGDLKAK, encoded by the coding sequence ATGCCCGGCCACCACAAGGGCAAGGCGATGCTCGCTAGCCTATTGGTCGCCCTCGGTGGTTGTTCGCTCTTCACCTCCCCGGACGCCCCTTCGCCGGGCGAGATACAGGAAGCCATGGCGGAGTTTTCGGCGCGGGGTGGATATATCCATTCCAGCGCGCCCGCCACGGTTCCGCTGCGCGAAACCTGGAAGGATGGGCCGACCGCCTTGGATATCTCGGTGCTATCCCCGGATAAGCCGGGCCGTTATCCCCTGGTCGTTTATTTTCCGGGCCTGGGCGAGGACGCCACGGCGGGCGGACTCTGGCGGCAGGCCTGGGCCGACGCGGGCTATGTGGTGTTCACGGCGCAGCCTGTGGCGGTGGGCAACGCGCTCAAGGCGCTCGGTCCGGGCCGGAACCACGACCTGCCCGCCATTGGCCGGGAATACTTCGCGGCGACCGCCTTGGAAAACCGTTTGCCCCATCTGGCCTGGGCCTTGGAGGAATTCCGGCGGCAGGCGGCCAGCGGACGCGCGCCATTCGCCAACGCGGATACGCAACGGTTGGCCCTGGTCGGCTACGACCTGGGTGCCCAGGCCGTCACGGCCCTGGTGGGCGGGAAACTGGGCGCGGCCCGGCCCGACCTGCCAGGGTTCGCTATCCGCGCCGCCATCGCCCTGAGCCCCTCGGTGGACTTGGCGGCGGGCAATCCGGCGCACCATTACAGCGACATACAGCCCCCCTTGCTGGTCGTCACCGCCAGCGGCGACGAAGACCCCTACGGCATCACCAGCCCTTCGCTCCGTACCGCCCTGTGGAAATACGCGCCCGCCCAGGGCAAATACCTCCTGCTGCTGCGCAACGGCTCGCACCGTTGGCTGAGCGGGGCCGGGCCGGAACAGCGGCGCGAGGGAACCGATGGCGACGGCCCGGACGACGGACAGGGCGGCTTTTTCGGTGGGGGCGGGCCTTTCCCAGCCGGGGATGGCGGCGACCGGCTCCGGGCCGATGCCTACGGCGGTAACGGCGGCGGCGGGGGGCACGGCGGACCGCCGGGCGGCGGTCCTCCCGGCGCGGCGGACGGGTTCCGCCGACCGGATGGACCAAGGTCGGAAGCTCAGCACTTGGCGGCGGTGCGCGATATCACCACGGCGTTCCTGGATGCCCAGTTGAAGTCCGATGCCGACGCACGGCGGTGGTTGGACGGACGGGCCGCCCGGTGGTTGGGCCGCTATGGCGATTTGAAGGCCAAATGA
- a CDS encoding rhomboid family intramembrane serine protease, whose translation MIPYRDTIPLRYTPWVTWGLILVNFLVFAYSEWLPLEAHNYFNYLHGLVPARYTFPEWAGKAGFPAGDYTPFVTSIFMHGSWLHIVTNMWMLWIFGDNVEDRMGGVRFLAFYLLCGLVAGGLHVHFNPQSLVPTLGASGALAGVMGAYFFLFPYARIVIWVLFLPLFVRVPAIAFLGVWVIIQFYKITTPAAAGDHIADVAWWGHLGGFSAGMLLYRLFLLPERDEPEDSPFTRWERRAE comes from the coding sequence ATGATTCCCTACCGCGATACGATCCCCCTGCGGTATACGCCCTGGGTCACTTGGGGTTTGATCCTGGTGAATTTCCTGGTGTTCGCCTACAGCGAGTGGTTGCCGCTGGAAGCCCATAACTATTTCAACTACCTGCATGGCCTGGTGCCGGCCCGCTATACCTTCCCGGAATGGGCGGGCAAGGCCGGTTTCCCGGCGGGGGATTACACGCCGTTCGTGACTTCCATCTTCATGCACGGCAGTTGGCTGCATATCGTGACGAATATGTGGATGCTGTGGATTTTCGGCGACAATGTCGAGGACCGCATGGGCGGGGTACGCTTCCTGGCGTTCTATCTCTTGTGCGGCTTGGTCGCGGGCGGCTTGCATGTGCATTTCAACCCGCAATCCCTGGTGCCGACCTTGGGGGCTTCCGGGGCATTGGCCGGGGTGATGGGGGCTTATTTCTTCCTGTTCCCCTATGCCCGCATCGTGATTTGGGTGCTCTTCCTGCCCTTGTTCGTGCGGGTGCCGGCCATCGCCTTCCTGGGGGTATGGGTCATCATCCAGTTCTATAAAATCACCACGCCCGCCGCCGCGGGCGATCACATCGCCGACGTGGCGTGGTGGGGACATTTGGGCGGCTTCAGCGCCGGGATGTTGTTGTACCGGCTGTTCCTGCTGCCGGAGCGCGACGAGCCGGAAGATTCGCCCTTCACCCGCTGGGAACGCAGGGCGGAATAG
- a CDS encoding YceH family protein, with the protein MNHQLTPHEARIIGALIEKEITTPEQYPLSLNALTAACNQKSNRDPVLDLAETTVKQTVDGLIKRYLVSTLTGGRVVKYRQRFCNSAFGDVQLNPVEVGVICELLLRGPQTPGELRTHAERLCKINDLAQVETALARLAQRDPPMVESLPREPGKREIRYRHLLGDADPSHIFSPAEIQASGHHPGSDRERIAALEKEVAELRAEVERLRQLFE; encoded by the coding sequence ATGAACCACCAGCTCACCCCCCACGAAGCCCGCATCATCGGTGCCCTGATCGAGAAGGAAATCACCACCCCCGAGCAATACCCCCTGTCGCTCAACGCCCTGACCGCCGCCTGCAACCAGAAAAGCAACCGCGACCCCGTCCTCGACCTCGCCGAAACCACGGTGAAACAAACGGTCGATGGGCTCATCAAGCGCTATCTGGTCAGCACCCTGACCGGCGGACGGGTGGTCAAATACCGCCAGCGCTTCTGCAATTCGGCCTTCGGCGATGTGCAGCTCAACCCGGTCGAGGTCGGCGTGATCTGCGAACTGCTGCTGCGCGGCCCGCAAACGCCGGGGGAACTCCGCACCCATGCCGAACGCCTGTGCAAAATCAACGATCTGGCCCAGGTCGAAACCGCGCTGGCCCGGCTGGCCCAGCGCGACCCGCCCATGGTGGAAAGCCTGCCCCGCGAACCGGGCAAGCGCGAAATCCGCTATCGGCATCTTTTGGGCGACGCGGACCCAAGCCATATCTTCAGCCCGGCGGAAATCCAGGCCAGCGGCCATCACCCCGGCTCCGACCGCGAACGCATCGCCGCGCTGGAAAAAGAGGTGGCCGAACTCCGCGCCGAGGTCGAGCGCCTGCGGCAGTTGTTCGAGTGA
- the nadA gene encoding quinolinate synthase NadA — MSASALALTDFALLDDAECEARLRAAKRALGKRCVILGHHYQRDEVFRHADLTGDSLKLSREAAQSEAEYIVFCGVHFMAEVADILSRPEQIAILPDLAAGCSMADMANLKAVERCWRELAEVIDPDQCVTPVTYINSAADLKAFCGRHNGTVCTSSNARKILEWSFDQRQKVLFFPDQHLGRNTGYRMGIPLDQMVTWDFTQPRGGLTEAQIKNARIILWKGFCSVHQMFRPEQIDRFLERHPDTQVIAHPECAFEVCEKARYIGSTEYILKTIREAEPNTRWLVGTELNMVNRLADEVRPQGKAVHFMSPTVCMCSTMFRTDPQHLLWVLENLAAGNVVNRIKVNEADTHAARLALNRMLQVA, encoded by the coding sequence ATGTCCGCATCCGCTTTAGCCCTGACCGATTTCGCCCTGCTCGACGACGCCGAATGCGAGGCGCGCCTCCGCGCCGCCAAACGCGCCCTAGGTAAACGCTGCGTGATCCTCGGCCATCATTACCAGCGCGACGAGGTGTTCCGCCATGCCGACCTCACCGGCGATTCCCTCAAGCTGTCGCGGGAAGCCGCCCAGTCGGAGGCCGAATATATCGTGTTCTGCGGCGTGCATTTCATGGCGGAAGTGGCCGACATCCTATCGCGCCCGGAACAAATCGCCATCCTGCCGGATTTGGCGGCGGGCTGCTCGATGGCCGATATGGCGAACCTCAAGGCGGTGGAACGCTGCTGGCGCGAACTGGCCGAAGTCATCGATCCCGACCAATGCGTAACGCCCGTCACCTACATCAACTCGGCGGCGGATTTGAAAGCCTTCTGCGGGCGGCATAACGGCACCGTCTGCACCTCCAGCAACGCCCGCAAAATCCTGGAATGGAGCTTCGATCAGCGCCAAAAAGTGCTGTTCTTCCCGGACCAGCATTTGGGGCGCAACACCGGCTACCGCATGGGCATCCCGTTGGACCAGATGGTCACTTGGGATTTCACCCAACCCCGCGGCGGCTTGACCGAGGCGCAAATCAAGAACGCCCGCATCATCCTGTGGAAGGGCTTTTGCTCGGTGCATCAGATGTTTAGGCCCGAGCAGATCGACCGCTTCCTGGAGCGCCACCCGGATACCCAAGTCATCGCCCACCCGGAATGTGCGTTCGAGGTCTGCGAGAAGGCCCGATACATCGGCTCCACCGAATATATCCTCAAGACCATCCGCGAGGCCGAGCCGAATACCCGCTGGCTGGTCGGCACCGAACTCAACATGGTCAACCGCTTGGCGGACGAGGTGCGGCCCCAAGGGAAGGCAGTGCATTTCATGTCGCCGACCGTGTGCATGTGCTCGACCATGTTTCGCACCGATCCGCAGCACCTCTTGTGGGTACTGGAAAACCTGGCGGCGGGCAACGTGGTGAACCGGATCAAGGTGAACGAGGCCGATACCCATGCGGCGCGGCTGGCCTTGAACCGGATGTTGCAGGTGGCTTGA
- a CDS encoding hemerythrin domain-containing protein produces the protein MTQAKQGSKQTHGLDAIALLKEDHTRVKNLFEQFEAMSGGDEEAAAKDGLVKRICAELMRHAQVEEEVFYPAVRKAIDDDKMMDEAEVEHASAEDLIIQLESMEPGDDQYDAKVMVLREMIEHHVAEEEEEMFPKAVKAKVDTAALGEALSQRKQALREEMAESA, from the coding sequence ATGACTCAGGCAAAACAGGGATCGAAACAAACCCACGGGCTCGACGCCATCGCTCTGCTGAAGGAGGACCATACGCGGGTTAAAAACCTCTTCGAGCAATTCGAGGCGATGTCCGGGGGCGATGAAGAAGCCGCCGCCAAGGACGGACTCGTGAAGCGGATCTGTGCCGAATTGATGCGGCATGCCCAGGTCGAGGAGGAAGTCTTCTATCCGGCGGTACGCAAGGCCATCGATGACGACAAGATGATGGACGAGGCGGAGGTCGAACATGCCAGCGCCGAGGATTTGATTATCCAACTCGAGAGCATGGAACCCGGAGACGACCAATATGACGCCAAGGTGATGGTACTCCGCGAAATGATCGAACACCACGTCGCCGAGGAAGAGGAAGAGATGTTTCCGAAAGCGGTGAAGGCCAAGGTGGATACCGCCGCCCTGGGCGAGGCGCTATCCCAGCGCAAGCAGGCGTTGCGGGAGGAGATGGCGGAGTCCGCCTAG